The following are from one region of the Oscillospiraceae bacterium genome:
- a CDS encoding type II toxin-antitoxin system RelB/DinJ family antitoxin produces MAQISIRIDDELREQTDKILGELGLSISVAVSIFARQIVRSRGIPFQLTLSEQRAVNRQEAVRRLFESADAHPVKLPDGYQFNRDECYDE; encoded by the coding sequence GTGGCGCAAATCAGCATACGTATAGACGATGAACTCCGTGAGCAAACAGACAAAATCCTTGGAGAACTCGGCCTTAGCATTTCCGTTGCTGTCAGTATTTTTGCGCGGCAAATTGTAAGGTCGCGCGGGATACCCTTTCAGCTGACACTTTCGGAACAGCGTGCGGTCAATCGACAGGAAGCCGTTCGGAGGTTGTTTGAGAGCGCCGATGCGCATCCTGTCAAACTACCAGATGGTTATCAATTTAACAGAGATGAGTGCTATGACGAATAG
- a CDS encoding PIN domain-containing protein — MTNRVFIDSNVWVYALAETGDKRDSIARKFIDSAILDSAPVISYQVVNETMRVLRKLGKCERELREIIDNLFSICEVVGFTKESVLRASELRETMSVSYWDSQIVASALLAGCSDLISEDLQDGFLIQETLTVKNIFKD; from the coding sequence ATGACGAATAGGGTTTTTATAGACAGCAATGTTTGGGTATACGCTCTTGCCGAGACAGGGGACAAGCGAGACTCCATCGCTCGTAAATTCATTGACAGCGCCATTCTTGATTCCGCGCCAGTAATATCGTATCAGGTTGTCAATGAAACGATGCGCGTGCTGAGAAAATTGGGAAAATGCGAAAGAGAGCTGCGAGAAATCATCGACAATCTGTTCAGTATTTGCGAGGTTGTCGGATTCACAAAGGAATCCGTATTGCGTGCCTCGGAGTTACGTGAAACAATGTCTGTGTCGTATTGGGACAGCCAGATTGTTGCAAGTGCCCTTCTTGCGGGATGCAGCGACCTTATAAGCGAAGACTTGCAAGATGGCTTTCTCATACAAGAGACGTTGACGGTGAAAAACATATTTAAAGACTGA
- the ispF gene encoding 2-C-methyl-D-erythritol 2,4-cyclodiphosphate synthase, with protein MRIGHGYDAHRLTAGRPLVLGGVEIESPLGLEGHSDADVLCHAVMDALLGAAGLEDIGHWFPNTDPAYRGACSLDLLRRVSEMLTARGFAVGNVDVTVVAQRPALAPHRAAMRRNLARALGCDPDQIGIKATTEEGMGFTGAGEGIAAHAVALLFDTKNQGISSYQSSI; from the coding sequence ATGAGGATCGGGCACGGCTATGACGCACACCGCCTGACGGCCGGGCGGCCGCTCGTACTGGGCGGCGTAGAGATCGAATCCCCCCTGGGCCTTGAGGGCCATTCGGACGCCGACGTGCTCTGCCACGCCGTGATGGACGCGCTCCTGGGCGCGGCGGGGCTCGAGGACATTGGGCACTGGTTCCCAAACACCGACCCGGCCTACCGGGGGGCGTGCAGCCTCGACCTTTTGCGGCGTGTCTCGGAGATGCTGACGGCGCGCGGCTTTGCCGTCGGCAACGTCGACGTCACGGTGGTGGCGCAGCGCCCGGCGCTCGCCCCCCACCGGGCGGCGATGCGGCGCAACCTCGCGCGCGCGCTGGGATGCGACCCCGATCAGATCGGCATCAAGGCCACGACGGAGGAAGGGATGGGTTTCACAGGAGCCGGCGAGGGCATCGCCGCCCACGCCGTCGCCCTCCTGTTCGACACGAAAAATCAGGGTATATCCTCATACCAATCAAGCATTTGA
- a CDS encoding S-layer homology domain-containing protein gives MIKPDLNFVPQDIQFKYTKITTRAEFCALVVTLYETIIDTEITGRSEFDDTNDINVEKAAYIGVVNGTSPGKFATYMSLTREQAATMLARLAIAIGKPFPQKATTFGDKGNISDWALEAVAHAHIREHLFFQSLLEHQMLDWYEDIP, from the coding sequence TTGATAAAACCGGATCTGAATTTCGTCCCGCAGGACATACAATTCAAATATACCAAAATCACCACCCGTGCCGAGTTCTGCGCGCTGGTCGTCACGCTCTACGAAACCATCATCGATACGGAAATTACCGGACGCAGTGAATTTGACGATACCAACGACATCAATGTGGAAAAGGCGGCATACATCGGCGTAGTCAACGGCACCAGTCCAGGCAAGTTTGCCACCTACATGTCGTTGACACGGGAGCAAGCGGCCACTATGCTGGCACGTCTGGCCATTGCCATTGGCAAACCGTTCCCGCAAAAAGCCACTACCTTCGGTGATAAGGGCAACATTTCGGATTGGGCGCTGGAGGCCGTCGCTCATGCGCACATACGGGAACACTTATTCTTTCAATCCTTGTTGGAGCATCAAATGCTTGATTGGTATGAGGATATACCCTGA